The proteins below come from a single Triticum aestivum cultivar Chinese Spring chromosome 5D, IWGSC CS RefSeq v2.1, whole genome shotgun sequence genomic window:
- the LOC123124667 gene encoding heavy metal-associated isoprenylated plant protein 32 — MVKQKIVLKLALDDERKRRKAFKAAVGMSGVTSAAMEGEKIIIVGDSVDPITLTTVLRRSLGYAELLSVSSGDDKKKDGYGAAYGYGAGEKKKDGYGYGGDGGGSFGGKEDGGSKGGGGGGYSQNAVAPITYPAYQQYNAMPSYPVYSSYHAPPAYQHQEQDTGCSIM; from the exons ATGGTTAAG CAAAAGATTGTTCTCAAGTTGGCTCTGGATGacgagaggaagaggaggaaggccTTCAAGGCTGCCGTTGGCATGTCAG GCGTGACATCCGCGGCGATGGAGGGGGAAAAGATCATCATCGTCGGGGACAGTGTCGACCCGATCACGCTGACGACGGTGCTCCGGCGCAGCCTAGGCTACGCAGAGCTCCTCAGCGTGTCGTCCGGCGACGACAAGAAGAAGGATGGCTACGGCGCCGCCTATGGGTACGGCGCCGGCGAGAAGAAGAAGGACGGCTATGgatacggcggcgacggcggcgggagcTTTGGCGGCAAGGAGGATGGCGGTTCCAAaggtggcggcgggggcggctaCTCTCAGAACGCGGTTGCGCCGATCACGTACCCCGCCTATCAGCAGTACAACGCCATGCCGTCCTACCCGGTTTACTCCTCCTACCATGCTCCTCCTGCTTATCAGCACCAAGAACAGGATACCGGCTGCAGCATTATGTAG